The following proteins are co-located in the Pyricularia oryzae 70-15 chromosome 1, whole genome shotgun sequence genome:
- a CDS encoding TBC1 domain family member 22A: MARGTDRSDSASPFWRQPSTSARSRDGSKVVGAAYSHADMLKIDALNVSGSSSRPQSRLHTPPSAPLSKPPKNIMTSPPSRPAPGLGSPPIKSYVNFLSRTNDDWKMDEGDDYEDYGDDDGDDFGLPSLSSTKRRNTRRMAEEQERSVSHSGVTSPLAMRQFEDTGDIAIERPSSAYPISKKSEGKILRPQYKDILKDPANALHLISHPSTPHDATPKEIDAANSRITRINKFKKILQSSSIPLTELRALAWSGVPEEVRAMTWQLLLSYLPTSSERRVAVLERKRKEYLDGVRQAFESGSGVKPSNSSSNAASTPGRGGRGLDEAIWHQISIDVPRTNPHIELYGYEATQRSLERILYVWAVRHPASGYVQGINDLVTPFWQVFLGTYITDPDIERGMDPGQLPRAVLDAVEADTFWCLTKLLDGIQDHYIVAQPGIQRQVSALRDLTARIDEQLAKHLERENVEFIQFSFRWMNCLLMREISVKNTIRMWDTYMAEENGFSEFHLYVCAAFLVKWSAKLTKMDFQEIMMFLQSLPTKEWTEKDIELLLSEAFIWQSLYKGSSAHLRAPSSSRSPSMGFQL, translated from the exons ATGGCACGGGGAACAGACCGATCAGA CAGTGCGTCTCCGTTCTGGAGGCAGCCCTCGACTTCGGCGCGGAGTCGGGATGGGAGCAAAGTCGTTGGCGCAGCGTACTCGCACGCCGATATGCTCAAAATTGATGCCCT AAACGTTTCGGGCAGCTCTTCACGACCACAATCCCGACTGCATACACCACCCTCAGCTCCTCTTTCCAAACCGCCGAAAAACATCATGACGTCTCCGCCTTCAAGACCGGCGCCTGGGCTGGGCTCGCCGCCGATCAAGTCGTACGTGAACTTCCTCTCTAGGACCAACGATGACTGGAAGATGGACGAGGGCGATGATTACGAGGATTATGGAGATGACGACGGCGATGACTTTGGCCTCCCCAGCCTTTCCAGCACAAAGAGGAGAAACACGCGGAGGATGGCGGAGGAGCAGGAGAGGAGCGTCAGTCATTCTGGTGTAACAAGCCCACTTGCGATGCGACAATTCGAAGACACTGGCGACATAGCAATTGAGCGACCATCATCTGCATATCCGATATCCAAGAAGAGCGAAGGCAAGATATTACGACCACAGTATAAGGATATTCTGAAAGACCCAGCCAATGCTCTACACCTGATCAGCCACCCATCGACGCCGCACGATGCTACACCCAAGGAAATCGATGCGGCAAACTCCAGGATAACAAGAATCAATAAATTCAAAAAGATACTACAGTCATCCTCGATACCGTTGACAGAGCTGAGGGCTTTGGCGTGGTCTGGGGTGCCGGAAGAAGTACGCGCCATGACCTGGCAATTGCTGCTCAGCTATTTGCCAACAAGTAGCGAGAGGCGTGTTGCGGTACTTGAACGCAAGCGCAAGGAGTATCTTGATGGTGTGCGGCAAGCATTCGAAAGCGGCAGTGGTGTCAAGCCCAGTAACAGTAGCAGCAACGCTGCATCGACGCCGGGCAGGGGTGGCAGGGGCCTGGATGAGGCGATATGGCATCAGATCAGCATCGATGTGCCACGCACGAACCCGCACATTGAGCTTTACGGGTACGAGGCCACACAGCGGTCACTCGAGAGAATACTGTATGTTTGGGCCGTGCGGCACCCAGCTAGTGGCTATGTGCAGGGTATCAACGACCTCGTCACACCGTTCTGGCAGGTGTTTCTGGGTACCTACATTACAGACCCGGACATTGAGAGAGGCATGGATCCGGGCCAGCTACCGAGAGCCGTCCTTGACGCAGTGGAGGCCGATACCTTTTGGTGCTTGACGAAGCTGCTGGATGGCATCCAGGACCACTACATAGTGGCGCAGCCCGGGATCCAGCGGCAGGTCTCCGCATTACGGGACCTGACGGCTAGAATAGATGAGCAGCTGGCGAAGCACTTGGAAAGAGAGAATGTTGAGTTTATACAGTTCAGTTTCAGGTGGATGAACTGCCTGCTCATGCGGGAGATAAGTGTGAAGAACACAATCAGGATGTGGGATACGTACATG GCCGAGGAAAACGGCTTCTCCGAATTTCATCTATATGTTTGCGCGGCGTTCCTGGTGAAATGGTCTGCCAAGTTGACCAAGATGGACTTTCAGGAGATTATGATGTTTCTCCAGTCACTGCCTACCAAGGAGTGGACTGAGAAGGATATCGAACTGCTGTTGAGCGAGGCGTTTATCTGGCAAAGTCTTTACAAAGGATCGTCAGCGCACTTGAGGGCGCCATCCTCCAGCCGAAGCCCTTCTATGGGCTTTCAGCTGTAA
- a CDS encoding clathrin light chain, which produces MADRFPSLDEFDSGLQTEVKDTSAEPSADDFLAREKALLGDDANQFATVEDGGDDDDDDLLGGGGGNSGNAEFESQFPDLASPNSGLGASGTITGPSVSYNSGFGAYTEEEEEPEVIKEWRQKRDEQNAKRAEQFAQQRAETVKEAQQNIDEFYENYNNKKEKTINQTRKDAEQFLKNREDTTSGGTSWERISKIVDVSGKGAKGGAAGSGKERFRELLTSLRKDEKAPGAEGY; this is translated from the exons ATGGCGGACCGGTTTCCCTCCCTCGACGAATTTGATTCGGGTC TGCAAACCGAAGTCAAGGACACATCAGCAGAACCCTCCGCCGACGATTTTCTGGCGCGAGAGAAGGCGCTGTTGGGAGACGACGCAAACCAGTTCGCAACCGTCGAGGATGGcggtgatgatgacgacgatgacctGCTGGGCGGAGGTGGTGGCAACTCTGGCAACGCAGAGTTCGAGAGCCAGTTCCCAGATCTAGCGAGCCCAAACTCG GGTCTCGGTGCTAGTGGAACCATTACTGGCCCATCAGTCAGCTACAACTCAGGTTTCGGTGCCTACacagaggaggaggaggaaccCGAGGTCATTAAGGAGTGGCGGCAGAAGCGGGATGAGCAGAACGCCAAGCGGGCCGAGCAGTTTGCACAACAGCGCGCCGAGACGGTCAAGGAGGCGCAGCAGAACATTGACGAATTCTATGAGAACTACAACaacaagaaggagaagaCCATTAACCAGACTCGCAAGGACGCCGAACAGTTCCTCAAGAACCGCGAGGACACCACGTCGGGTGGCACCAGCTGGGAGCGCATCTCTAAGATCGTTGACGTTTCCGGCAAGGGTGCCAAGGGCGGTGCGGCTGGTTCCGGAAAGGAGCGTTTCCGTGAGCTGCTCACGAGCCTGCGAAAGGATGAGAAGGCGCCAGGTGCTGAAGGTTACTAA